Part of the Aurantiacibacter aquimixticola genome, GACGGTACACCGACTTACATGCTCGCCGTCGTGGTGGACGACATGGACATGGGCTGCACGCACATCATCCGCGGCGACGACCATCTGAACAACGCCTTTCGCCAGATACAGGTCATCGATGCCATGCAGGGTATCGAAGATGGTTGGGACAGACCGACTTACGCGCATGTGCCACTCATCCACGGGAATGATGGTGCAAAGCTGTCGAAACGACACGGCGCCATGGGGGTCGATGCCTATCGCGATGAGCTCGGAATTCTGCCCGAAGCGCTCTTCAATTATCTGCTGCGCCTCGGATGGGGGCACGGCGACCAGGAAGAATTCAGCCGCGAGGAAGCCATCGCGCTTTTCGACATCGCGGATGTCGGCAAGGGACCGAGCCGTTTCGACATGAAGAAGCTGCTCAACATGAATGGGCATTATATCCGAGCGGCAGAAGATGAGCGGCTTGCGGCTCTTACGGTGAAGCGGATCGGCCCGGATGCGGACGAGGCGCTGTTGGCCGAAGCGATGCCGGTCTTGAAAACACGGGCGCGGGATTTGAACGAATTGGCCGATGGCGCGGCATTCCTCTTCAAGCAGCGCCCGCTGGAGATGACGGAAAAAGCTGCCGGATTGCTCGATGACGAGGCGCGAAGCCGCCTTTCGTCCATCTCGAACAGATTTGCGGCGGAAACAGACTGGACAATCGAGGCGCTGGAGGCCACTCTGAAGACCTATGCGGAGGAGTTGGACCTCGGTCTCGGCAAACTCGCGCAGCCGCTTCGCGCGGCGCTTACAGGGCAAACCACATCGCCCGGAATTTTCGACGTGCTCGTCCTCCTAGGCAGGGAGGAAAGCCTCGCGCGGATCGACGCGCAGGTGGCAGCCTGACGGCGGCCCGGGCGAACAGGACCATTTGAAGGAGACCCCTCTTGGCGGACAAGCAGGCAGATTTGGCAGTCGGCGGCGACAATTTCGATTTTCCGACGCTCGAAGGCAGCTGCGGGCCGGACGTCATCGACATCCGCAAGCTCTACGGCAAGACCGGGCGCTTTACCTTCGATCCCGGCTACAA contains:
- the gltX gene encoding glutamate--tRNA ligase, whose protein sequence is MASSDGGNGGEKRQVVTRFAPSPTGFLHIGNARTGLFSWLYARHEGGKALLRIEDTDKKRSTQEAIDVILDGLDWLGLEFDEEPVFQSERAERHAEVAMKLVEAGKAYKCFATPEELAEMRNAQRAAKQPMRYDGRWRDRDASEAPADAPFTVRIKTPEGGETVIEDAVQGRVKVDNREIDDFILLRADGTPTYMLAVVVDDMDMGCTHIIRGDDHLNNAFRQIQVIDAMQGIEDGWDRPTYAHVPLIHGNDGAKLSKRHGAMGVDAYRDELGILPEALFNYLLRLGWGHGDQEEFSREEAIALFDIADVGKGPSRFDMKKLLNMNGHYIRAAEDERLAALTVKRIGPDADEALLAEAMPVLKTRARDLNELADGAAFLFKQRPLEMTEKAAGLLDDEARSRLSSISNRFAAETDWTIEALEATLKTYAEELDLGLGKLAQPLRAALTGQTTSPGIFDVLVLLGREESLARIDAQVAA